A stretch of Deltaproteobacteria bacterium DNA encodes these proteins:
- a CDS encoding FHA domain-containing protein: MGFTLKVTAGPGAGQSLSFDQAEVTFGRTSDNDVVLYDPNVSRRHFHIVQSGGGYLLEDLGSSNGTQVNGHGVQSHPLSSGDQISAGDAVFVFQEAGARRSAPPARRSRGGGEAPAPAPRGGAAPAAPRSRGGAGGVPARRGAEGGDQALSARERFKARQAESTPMGRAKAWYGRLEPGKQKLVLAGGGVAALLLVLVIASAGGGGGAVFQKDWSDDVLELAGPVTTTTFGLGVKDAKLARYQVNFKFRYLDGRATLVYDIGWIDSDQEVEIRLNEERIVGYAPMALNTWEETIEVILPHDALIQSDFNTLTFDNTRNPGEGPDETWAVRNVRVIEDPLPEPDPVIAQQRFDIAKDRWEKRQIAPENLYEACREFQATRDYLERMDMKPPLYDAATSRAKECKKELESAWRKIKFSFLKAVEFKDYQQAEGLLRQGLKYFPDEGDPKNRMIKEKLSAFE, from the coding sequence ATGGGCTTCACGCTGAAGGTGACCGCCGGACCGGGGGCGGGACAGTCGCTTTCCTTCGACCAGGCCGAGGTGACCTTCGGCCGTACCTCGGACAACGACGTCGTCCTCTACGATCCGAACGTCTCTCGTCGGCACTTCCACATCGTGCAGAGCGGGGGGGGCTACCTCCTCGAGGATCTGGGCTCCTCCAACGGAACCCAGGTCAACGGGCACGGCGTGCAGAGCCACCCGCTCTCCAGCGGCGATCAGATCTCCGCGGGGGACGCGGTCTTCGTCTTCCAGGAGGCGGGCGCCCGGCGCTCCGCGCCTCCGGCCCGCCGCTCGCGGGGGGGAGGCGAGGCGCCGGCACCGGCACCTCGCGGGGGTGCGGCGCCGGCCGCCCCGCGTAGCCGTGGCGGCGCCGGTGGCGTCCCGGCCCGGCGGGGCGCCGAGGGAGGGGACCAGGCGCTCTCCGCCCGGGAGCGCTTCAAGGCCCGGCAGGCCGAGTCGACCCCCATGGGCAGGGCCAAGGCCTGGTACGGGCGCCTGGAGCCCGGCAAGCAGAAGCTGGTCCTGGCCGGCGGCGGCGTGGCCGCACTCCTCCTGGTCCTCGTCATCGCCTCGGCGGGCGGCGGCGGCGGCGCGGTCTTCCAGAAGGACTGGAGTGACGACGTCCTCGAGCTGGCCGGCCCGGTGACCACCACCACCTTCGGGCTGGGGGTGAAGGACGCGAAGCTCGCCCGCTACCAGGTGAACTTCAAGTTCCGCTACCTCGATGGCCGGGCCACCCTGGTCTACGACATCGGCTGGATCGACAGCGATCAGGAGGTCGAGATCCGCCTCAACGAGGAGCGGATCGTGGGCTACGCCCCGATGGCGCTGAACACCTGGGAGGAGACCATCGAGGTGATCCTCCCCCACGACGCGCTCATCCAGAGCGACTTCAACACCCTCACCTTCGACAATACCCGCAACCCCGGCGAGGGCCCCGACGAGACCTGGGCCGTCCGCAACGTGCGGGTGATCGAGGATCCCCTCCCCGAGCCCGATCCGGTCATCGCCCAGCAGCGCTTCGACATCGCCAAGGATCGCTGGGAGAAGCGGCAGATCGCCCCGGAGAACCTCTACGAGGCCTGCCGGGAGTTCCAGGCCACCCGCGACTACCTGGAGCGGATGGACATGAAGCCGCCGCTCTACGACGCGGCGACGAGCCGGGCCAAGGAGTGCAAGAAGGAGCTCGAGAGCGCCTGGCGCAAGATCAAGTTCTCCTTCCTCAAGGCCGTGGAGTTCAAGGACTACCAGCAGGCCGAGGGCCTCCTCCGGCAGGGGCTGAAGTACTTCCCCGACGAGGGTGATCCGAAGAACCGGATGATCAAGGAGAAGCTCTCGGCCTTCGAGTAG
- a CDS encoding thioredoxin family protein: protein MARLAPRLALLAALCLPALARAGTSPLQWVDSSFAEALARAETEKKPLMVDVYATWCGPCHLLDRNVFTDEVVLESSKAWIAVKLDGELGEGLEVAKRYHVVGFPTVLFLDPSGKEIDRIFGYVEPAAFAATMEAYREGRDTLDSAAEEALKAPADLEAALEVGTRYAVRGDAGNAYRHFARILEARQRLLEQGAREKKVATALQLLTGDPLARPIGAQLAGDLVSKEEREKIDGLAAQAYLVLGKYLFLRGRRDNRRALKILQALEREFPESSQAREAPYHIAVALQRSRKSAEAKKKLQSYLTAEKHSAEAANTVAWFCYRERAHLDWGKEVARKALEAEPQNGALWDTLAELEGALGNWKAALEAAKQAAAADPSEPYYGQQVTRFEYAVSKDG from the coding sequence ATGGCGCGCCTCGCCCCCCGGCTCGCCCTCCTCGCCGCCCTCTGCCTGCCCGCCCTCGCCCGGGCCGGCACCAGCCCGCTGCAGTGGGTCGACTCGAGCTTCGCCGAGGCCCTCGCCCGGGCCGAGACCGAGAAGAAGCCCCTGATGGTCGACGTCTACGCGACCTGGTGCGGCCCCTGTCACCTGCTGGACCGGAACGTCTTCACCGACGAGGTGGTGCTCGAGTCCTCGAAGGCCTGGATCGCGGTGAAGCTCGACGGTGAGCTGGGCGAGGGCCTCGAGGTGGCCAAGCGCTACCACGTCGTCGGCTTCCCCACGGTGCTCTTCCTGGATCCCTCCGGCAAGGAGATCGACCGCATCTTCGGCTACGTCGAGCCGGCGGCGTTCGCGGCGACGATGGAGGCCTACCGGGAGGGGCGCGACACCCTCGACAGCGCGGCCGAGGAGGCCCTGAAGGCGCCGGCCGATCTCGAGGCCGCCCTCGAGGTGGGGACCCGCTACGCCGTGCGCGGAGACGCGGGCAACGCCTACCGTCACTTCGCCCGCATCCTCGAGGCCCGCCAGCGCCTCCTCGAGCAGGGTGCCCGCGAGAAGAAGGTCGCGACCGCCCTCCAGCTCCTCACCGGCGATCCCCTCGCCCGCCCGATCGGCGCGCAGCTCGCCGGGGATCTCGTCTCGAAGGAGGAGCGCGAGAAGATCGACGGCCTCGCGGCCCAGGCCTACCTGGTGCTCGGCAAGTACCTCTTCCTGCGGGGCCGGCGGGACAACCGGCGGGCCCTGAAGATCCTGCAGGCGCTGGAGCGGGAGTTCCCGGAGAGCAGCCAGGCCCGGGAGGCGCCCTACCACATCGCGGTGGCCCTCCAGCGCTCGCGCAAGTCCGCCGAGGCCAAGAAGAAGCTGCAGTCCTACCTCACGGCCGAGAAGCACAGCGCCGAGGCGGCGAACACGGTGGCCTGGTTCTGCTACCGGGAGCGGGCCCACCTCGACTGGGGCAAGGAGGTCGCCCGCAAGGCCCTCGAGGCCGAGCCGCAGAACGGCGCCCTCTGGGACACCCTGGCCGAGCTCGAGGGCGCCCTCGGCAACTGGAAGGCCGCCCTGGAGGCCGCGAAGCAGGCCGCCGCCGCGGACCCCTCGGAGCCCTACTACGGCCAGCAGGTGACGCGCTTCGAGTACGCCGTCTCGAAGGACGGTTAG
- a CDS encoding type II secretion system F family protein, with protein sequence MTTIMGASAALMGAAAIFLLVTGVYETFLKRFFAEVGEQDESSFLKSMQKVVLSKLGVINRRFMSDRFEARTRQKLLKAGDPADLQPEEIMGLQEIGAVAGLIIGIYVAVLTGWTLALVIFLAFFGWLYPLIWLNDQVKKRHFKITRALPYNIDLLTLSVEAGLDFTAALAKVVEKGKQGPLVDEFALVLKQLKMGKTREESLKALIERVDLPQLTSFITALIQADRMGTSIGKVLRIQSTQMRIERTQRAEKLANEAPVKMLFPLIACIFPTVFAVLFGPIIFQFMFGDAGM encoded by the coding sequence ATGACGACGATCATGGGAGCCTCCGCCGCGCTGATGGGCGCGGCCGCGATCTTCCTTCTGGTGACAGGGGTCTACGAGACCTTCCTGAAGCGCTTCTTCGCCGAGGTCGGTGAGCAGGACGAGTCCTCCTTCCTCAAGAGCATGCAGAAGGTCGTGCTCTCGAAGCTGGGCGTCATCAACCGCCGCTTCATGAGCGACCGCTTCGAGGCTCGAACCCGGCAGAAGCTGCTCAAGGCGGGAGATCCGGCCGACCTTCAGCCCGAGGAGATCATGGGCCTGCAGGAGATCGGCGCCGTCGCGGGGCTGATCATCGGCATCTACGTGGCCGTGCTCACCGGCTGGACCCTGGCCCTGGTGATCTTCCTGGCCTTCTTCGGGTGGCTCTACCCCCTGATCTGGCTCAACGATCAGGTGAAGAAGCGGCACTTCAAGATCACCCGGGCGCTGCCCTACAACATCGACCTCCTCACCCTCTCGGTGGAGGCGGGCCTCGACTTCACCGCGGCGCTGGCCAAGGTGGTCGAGAAGGGCAAGCAGGGCCCGCTGGTCGACGAGTTCGCCCTCGTGCTGAAGCAGCTCAAGATGGGCAAGACCCGCGAGGAGAGCCTCAAGGCCCTCATCGAGCGGGTCGATCTGCCGCAGCTGACGAGCTTCATCACCGCGCTGATCCAGGCCGACCGGATGGGTACCAGCATCGGCAAGGTGCTCCGGATCCAGTCGACCCAGATGCGGATCGAGCGGACCCAGCGCGCCGAGAAGCTGGCGAACGAGGCCCCGGTGAAGATGCTCTTCCCGCTCATCGCCTGCATCTTCCCGACGGTCTTCGCCGTGCTGTTCGGGCCGATCATCTTCCAGTTCATGTTCGGCGACGCCGGGATGTAG
- a CDS encoding DsrE family protein encodes MPSFLLVLLAGPETETGRAREAIATAHALLASGMAEKVELLLSGAGVDWLARLAAGAEEAAPLRSAQEAGVVLKACTRAASERGVIDTFDALPEVIAAGAPTLIASRASAGWTLLTF; translated from the coding sequence ATGCCCTCCTTCCTCCTCGTCCTCCTCGCCGGCCCCGAGACCGAGACGGGCCGCGCCCGGGAGGCGATCGCCACCGCCCACGCCCTCCTGGCCTCGGGGATGGCCGAGAAGGTCGAGCTCCTCCTCTCCGGTGCCGGGGTCGACTGGCTCGCCCGCCTGGCCGCCGGGGCCGAGGAGGCGGCGCCGCTGCGATCGGCGCAGGAGGCCGGGGTGGTGCTCAAGGCCTGTACCCGGGCGGCCTCCGAGCGGGGCGTGATCGACACCTTCGACGCCCTGCCCGAGGTGATCGCCGCCGGGGCGCCGACCCTGATCGCCTCCCGCGCCTCCGCCGGCTGGACCCTGCTGACCTTCTAG